The DNA segment AAGCTTCAAACACAAGACTTTCGATATTTTTGAAAATCTGGAGTTTACTGATTGTAAATGACTGTTTCAAAAATGAGAATAACGTAGTATTTGGAGTTTTCTTGCTAAGACTACTTAATACCTAACTTCTTTTTAATATCCTTGGGTAAAGTATTTTTATTAATCATGATATTCATCGTTTTCAATAAAACGAATGATTCAGAAGCATATAAATATCCATCGTACTTATTATTGGTATCCCATGAGTTTTTCACTTTATAATATATAGTACCTTCCTGATCCTTTACCATTCCTGTAATATGCATACCATGATCATCAGTACTTAAATAATTATCAAATTGAGCCTGTCGCATTTCTGGAGTAATTACTTTCTCGCTCACCGGTCCCTTAAAACTGTACATCAATTTTTCTCTCTCAGCCTTTGTCATCGTCTCCCACTTGGAACGCTCAGAACCGTCCATTTCTTCTATATCACTTTCCGGAACAATAGCCACTCCATTTCTAAACGTAAAACCCTTTTCACTCACATCAGATGCCCAACCGAAAGTATGGCCTTTCTCCAGGGTTGTATGCATGATATTCTTTAAATCCTCCAGTGAAACATTATAAACCTCTCCCCACACCCAGTTGTCAGGAACCTCAAAAATAAATTTCGAATAATATGGATGATGTGTGAAAGATGTTACGATGATATAATCATCGGCATTTAATCCCGTTGCTTCTTTGGCAAAGGTCTGAGGCGTATAGTTCTTTCCCTTATATGTAAAACTTTCAGGGTATTCACCCAAGTAAGCATCTAAAATACCATTGAATCCCTTATGCCAAACAGATGTCAGTTTTTTATTCTTATTCTGGATCACACCATCCACATAAGCTTTTAACAGGTTATCCATCTCCCCATGCACATGCTTAGACTCACCATAATTCAGTCCGGTGTATACTTCTTCTGGTACTAAACCATAGTTACGCAAGGTATAAAGCACATCTTCAAAGGATCCGCCTCCACCAAAATTCAAAGAGCCGTGCAAACGTACATATTTAGTTGCCTTGTCTGAATAGCAGTTTCTCACAACAAACATTTCAGACAAATCAAAAGAGCCCTTTCCGTTCTTTATAGCCTCTGATTCTAAAAATGAAAGTCCGGAAAAACTCCAACATGTGCCTGAGCGATATTGGTTTTTCACCGGAGTTGCCTCCAAATCGTAAATGGTTTCAAATTGATACCCTTCTTCCTGTTCCTCCTGCGCACTAATGTTATTCAAGGCTATAAAAGCCAGCATAACAATACTTGTCAACTTCAAATTCCTCATAATGTCTCCTTATGTTTTACATTTAATATTTTAGTTTCAGGGAAATTTCGCATCAAAAAGCCAAAGAAAATAAAATTGTCCTTTTCATACCATGACATTCGGCATATTTATCTATTTTATAGACTTCCATTCGCCAAGAACAAAGACATGACCTCA comes from the Saccharicrinis fermentans DSM 9555 = JCM 21142 genome and includes:
- a CDS encoding C1 family peptidase; translated protein: MRNLKLTSIVMLAFIALNNISAQEEQEEGYQFETIYDLEATPVKNQYRSGTCWSFSGLSFLESEAIKNGKGSFDLSEMFVVRNCYSDKATKYVRLHGSLNFGGGGSFEDVLYTLRNYGLVPEEVYTGLNYGESKHVHGEMDNLLKAYVDGVIQNKNKKLTSVWHKGFNGILDAYLGEYPESFTYKGKNYTPQTFAKEATGLNADDYIIVTSFTHHPYYSKFIFEVPDNWVWGEVYNVSLEDLKNIMHTTLEKGHTFGWASDVSEKGFTFRNGVAIVPESDIEEMDGSERSKWETMTKAEREKLMYSFKGPVSEKVITPEMRQAQFDNYLSTDDHGMHITGMVKDQEGTIYYKVKNSWDTNNKYDGYLYASESFVLLKTMNIMINKNTLPKDIKKKLGIK